One genomic region from Blastococcus sp. Marseille-P5729 encodes:
- a CDS encoding MetQ/NlpA family ABC transporter substrate-binding protein: MIRTLSSRAIYRAAVAVTAIALTGSLSACGSSDEGGSSDPLVVMASSVPHSEILKEIQKEALLGDTEIEIKEISGDIDPNQLLEAGDVDANYFQHDPYLKSWSAEHQVDDLVNVAKVHVEPLGVYSQKVKSLTDVPSGATVALSNNVSNFARGLFLLQDAGLVQLNVNADDPGLDYSQVTEKNVVGNPHNLSFVQIDPAQLPNTLSDAKIALSVINGNYALEAGLKPAEDALALEKVDGNPYANTLTVKKELADDPRVKDLTEALESEEIAKWIDQTYEGSVIAVNGTK; this comes from the coding sequence ATGATTCGCACCCTTTCCAGCCGCGCCATCTACCGCGCGGCAGTCGCCGTCACCGCCATCGCCCTCACCGGATCGCTATCAGCCTGCGGGTCCTCCGATGAGGGCGGCTCGAGTGATCCCCTCGTCGTCATGGCGTCGTCGGTGCCACACAGCGAGATCCTCAAGGAGATCCAGAAGGAGGCCCTCCTCGGTGACACCGAGATCGAGATCAAGGAGATCTCTGGAGACATCGACCCCAACCAGCTTCTCGAAGCCGGGGATGTGGACGCCAACTACTTCCAGCACGATCCCTACCTGAAGTCGTGGTCGGCTGAGCACCAGGTCGACGACCTCGTCAACGTGGCGAAGGTGCACGTCGAACCCCTGGGCGTCTACTCACAGAAGGTCAAGAGCCTTACCGACGTCCCCTCGGGGGCTACGGTCGCACTGTCGAACAATGTCAGCAACTTCGCGCGCGGGCTGTTCCTGCTGCAGGACGCCGGACTCGTGCAGCTGAACGTGAACGCCGACGATCCCGGACTCGACTACAGCCAGGTCACCGAGAAGAACGTCGTCGGCAATCCGCATAACCTGTCTTTCGTGCAGATCGACCCGGCACAGTTGCCCAACACGCTGTCCGACGCGAAGATCGCGCTGAGCGTCATCAACGGCAACTACGCGCTCGAGGCCGGGCTCAAGCCGGCGGAGGACGCGCTCGCGTTGGAGAAGGTCGACGGCAACCCATATGCCAACACGCTCACGGTCAAGAAGGAGCTAGCCGACGACCCGCGCGTGAAGGATCTGACCGAGGCACTCGAGTCGGAGGAGATCGCGAAGTGGATCGACCAGACCTATGAGGGCTCCGTCATCGCGGTCAACGGGACCAAGTAG
- a CDS encoding methionine ABC transporter permease, whose protein sequence is MRKTTVGEALPELWEALGQTALMVSVAFVLTVVIGGAVGVVLYITSPSGLWPQRLINAVTGAIVNIGRSLPFLILLIALIPVTRAIVGTAFGPEAAIVPLTIGSIPFFGRVVESALREIATGKIEAAQAMGSTGWQIVRKVLLPESLPGLIAAATLTLVMLIGYSTMAGTIGGGGLGDFAIRYGYQRFNTPVLLTAVVLLIVLVQAVQSVGDLLVRRRLRRTS, encoded by the coding sequence ATGAGGAAGACGACCGTCGGAGAGGCGCTTCCCGAGCTGTGGGAGGCCCTCGGCCAGACCGCTCTTATGGTCTCGGTCGCCTTCGTTCTGACCGTCGTGATCGGGGGCGCAGTCGGCGTCGTGCTATACATCACGAGCCCGAGCGGACTCTGGCCGCAACGACTCATCAATGCCGTGACGGGTGCGATCGTCAACATCGGACGCTCGCTGCCCTTCCTGATCCTGCTGATCGCTCTGATCCCGGTCACCCGGGCGATCGTCGGGACGGCCTTCGGACCGGAGGCTGCGATCGTGCCACTGACGATCGGGAGCATCCCCTTCTTCGGCCGAGTGGTCGAGTCGGCGCTGCGCGAGATCGCGACCGGCAAGATCGAGGCCGCGCAGGCGATGGGCTCGACCGGCTGGCAGATCGTGCGCAAGGTGCTGCTTCCGGAGTCGCTGCCCGGGCTGATCGCGGCCGCCACCCTCACGCTCGTGATGCTCATCGGCTACTCGACCATGGCCGGCACCATCGGCGGCGGTGGTCTCGGCGACTTCGCCATCCGCTACGGATACCAGCGCTTCAACACGCCGGTGCTGTTGACCGCCGTCGTCCTGCTCATCGTCCTCGTACAAGCCGTCCAGTCGGTCGGCGATCTCCTCGTCCGTCGCCGGCTGCGCCGGACGTCCTGA
- a CDS encoding methionine ABC transporter ATP-binding protein, protein MIEIVDLRKEYRGADGPVVALRDINLSIARGEIYGIVGRSGAGKSTLLRCLNLLERPTSGEVLLDERSLTGLSKRALRGARRDIGVVFQHFNLLSSRTARGNVEFPLEIVGVPPQQRRERALELLELVGLADRSESYPAQLSGGQKQRVGIARALAADPKVLLCDEPTSALDSATTEQILDLVIDINQELGLTVVVITHELDVVRRACDSAALLADGAVVDAGPLAELVGGSSPLGQLLEHKPVIPRYLQQRQRMLL, encoded by the coding sequence ATGATCGAGATCGTCGACCTGCGCAAGGAGTACCGGGGCGCCGATGGACCGGTCGTTGCCCTGCGTGACATCAACCTGTCGATCGCGCGAGGCGAGATCTACGGAATCGTCGGACGCAGCGGCGCAGGGAAGAGCACCTTGCTGAGGTGCCTGAACCTACTCGAGCGCCCGACCTCGGGCGAAGTGCTGCTCGACGAGAGGTCGCTTACCGGCCTGTCGAAGCGGGCCTTGCGCGGGGCGCGCCGCGACATCGGCGTCGTCTTCCAGCATTTCAACCTGTTGAGCTCACGTACGGCGCGGGGGAACGTGGAGTTTCCGCTCGAGATCGTCGGCGTGCCCCCGCAACAGCGCCGCGAGCGGGCACTCGAGCTGCTCGAACTGGTGGGTCTGGCCGACAGATCGGAGTCATACCCGGCGCAGCTGTCGGGCGGTCAGAAGCAGCGCGTCGGCATCGCCCGGGCGCTCGCAGCCGACCCGAAGGTATTGCTGTGCGATGAGCCGACCAGCGCGCTCGACTCGGCCACCACCGAGCAGATCCTCGATCTGGTCATCGACATCAACCAGGAGCTCGGTCTTACCGTCGTGGTGATCACGCACGAGCTCGACGTCGTACGGCGGGCCTGTGACTCGGCAGCACTGCTCGCCGACGGGGCGGTGGTGGACGCCGGTCCCCTGGCCGAGCTCGTCGGCGGCTCGTCGCCGCTCGGACAGCTCCTCGAGCACAAGCCGGTCATACCGCGCTACCTACAGCAACGGCAGAGGATGCTGCTATGA